One genomic region from Streptomyces sp. NBC_01264 encodes:
- a CDS encoding IS630 family transposase gives MAHGDVAGGLPSAQVTATGGWVCFEDEAGAWLNGPIRRTWGKAGQTPVLRLSGKRNDKISMVAWICFKEGTEPRMIYAVKPSGGYTKKDFPRFLALLHRRLDGPVTLVWDNYSSHISKHVKQYAQRQDWLTIIQMPSYAPELNPVELLWAHAKEKIANRAFRSISELHRAVKRALRYIQRHPELLIGFLAGTGLELTPPASSP, from the coding sequence ATGGCGCACGGAGACGTGGCCGGCGGCCTCCCATCCGCGCAGGTCACAGCCACAGGCGGGTGGGTCTGCTTCGAGGACGAGGCCGGAGCCTGGCTGAACGGGCCCATCCGCCGCACCTGGGGCAAGGCCGGGCAGACCCCGGTGCTACGGCTGTCCGGGAAACGCAACGACAAGATCAGCATGGTCGCGTGGATCTGCTTCAAGGAGGGCACGGAGCCCCGGATGATCTATGCGGTCAAGCCGTCGGGCGGCTACACGAAGAAGGACTTCCCACGCTTCCTCGCCCTGCTCCACCGCCGGCTGGACGGCCCGGTCACCCTCGTCTGGGACAACTACTCCAGCCACATCAGCAAACACGTGAAACAGTACGCACAGCGACAGGACTGGCTCACGATCATCCAGATGCCCTCCTACGCACCCGAGCTGAACCCCGTCGAACTCCTCTGGGCGCACGCCAAGGAGAAGATCGCGAACCGGGCCTTCCGTTCGATTAGCGAACTCCACCGAGCCGTGAAGAGGGCCCTGCGCTACATCCAGCGCCACCCCGAACTCCTCATCGGATTCCTGGCCGGGACCGGCCTCGAACTCACCCCACCCGCATCAAGCCCGTAG
- a CDS encoding GGDEF domain-containing protein produces MPKASGRADHVDRVIAELSVARSLADTLQAVGDGALAGLGFGLAAVNIVRPDGDLVVAAFSGDPDIESRIAGRVGPRAAWESRLSLGADWDGVCYVPHSAGSLADDGIPEWRQDQTVADYEGTWHPDDRVYAPMYASGVGPELIGVISLDRPQNGGAPDADSMSDVRKYAYHSALAITQARLRANMQRALVKLEREQQALRASEESFRGAFEYAPSGMAISEMGGDQHGRFLRTNDFLCQLLGRPASTLRRYAFSDLVHPEDIPTLLGVSAEGGRAELRLGRRDGTYVWVSMRNSVVAESSDGPRFLLTHVEDIEVRKQHELALLWRASMDDLTGLLVESELRSRLNQQLCADGTLERERSAALVSSTGGPSPDPVAVHRHRVPPTEGQPTLAVLRFGLDDFKAYNTTHGRAAGDAALREIAARFRGALADWGREHAVGRVRGDEFVVLAADLDKKQAQALTARLHKTCRQSLVHERSGGRWKSTMTSVVYW; encoded by the coding sequence ATGCCCAAGGCGTCGGGCCGCGCAGATCACGTCGATCGAGTGATCGCGGAACTGTCTGTCGCGCGCAGTCTTGCGGACACCCTTCAGGCCGTCGGGGACGGTGCTCTGGCTGGCCTCGGCTTCGGTCTGGCTGCAGTGAATATTGTGCGTCCCGACGGTGACCTTGTCGTTGCAGCCTTCTCCGGTGACCCTGATATTGAAAGCCGAATCGCCGGCCGCGTCGGGCCCCGCGCTGCCTGGGAAAGCCGACTCTCCCTGGGCGCGGATTGGGATGGAGTATGCTACGTACCGCATTCCGCAGGGTCGCTGGCCGACGATGGCATTCCCGAGTGGCGCCAGGATCAGACGGTAGCTGACTACGAAGGCACCTGGCACCCCGACGACCGCGTCTACGCTCCGATGTACGCCTCAGGCGTTGGCCCAGAACTGATCGGGGTTATCTCGCTGGATAGGCCACAGAATGGCGGCGCACCCGATGCCGACAGCATGAGCGACGTGCGAAAATACGCTTACCATTCTGCACTCGCCATAACTCAGGCAAGGCTGCGCGCCAACATGCAACGGGCTCTCGTCAAGCTGGAGCGTGAGCAGCAGGCGCTCCGTGCCAGTGAGGAGTCCTTCCGGGGAGCCTTCGAGTACGCGCCGTCGGGCATGGCCATCTCCGAGATGGGAGGCGATCAGCACGGGCGCTTCCTGCGAACCAACGACTTCCTATGCCAACTGCTCGGCCGCCCTGCCTCCACGCTCCGTCGCTATGCCTTCTCCGACCTCGTCCACCCGGAGGACATACCTACCCTTCTCGGTGTTTCCGCAGAGGGTGGGCGCGCCGAGTTGCGTCTGGGGCGTCGCGACGGAACGTACGTCTGGGTATCGATGCGCAACTCGGTCGTCGCAGAGAGTTCTGATGGCCCTCGCTTTCTTCTCACCCATGTCGAGGACATAGAGGTGCGAAAGCAACACGAGCTTGCACTACTTTGGCGGGCAAGCATGGACGACCTCACCGGACTTCTCGTGGAGTCGGAACTGCGTTCCCGACTCAACCAGCAGCTGTGCGCCGACGGGACCCTGGAACGCGAGCGCTCTGCCGCCCTGGTGAGCTCCACCGGCGGTCCCAGTCCCGACCCGGTCGCAGTACACCGGCACAGAGTGCCTCCGACGGAAGGACAGCCCACGCTCGCGGTTTTGCGCTTCGGACTTGACGATTTCAAGGCATACAACACGACCCATGGGCGGGCCGCTGGAGACGCCGCGCTCCGCGAGATCGCGGCCCGGTTTCGAGGCGCGCTGGCCGATTGGGGCCGCGAACATGCCGTCGGCCGCGTACGCGGGGACGAGTTTGTTGTGCTTGCCGCGGACCTGGACAAGAAGCAGGCACAAGCCCTCACTGCCCGCCTTCACAAGACCTGCCGACAGTCGCTTGTCCATGAGCGTTCCGGTGGGCGTTGGAAGTCCACTATGACCAGCGTCGTGTACTGGTGA
- a CDS encoding effector-associated constant component EACC1, with the protein MLITVHSPGSIAEVELRSLAAWLEADRSVRRHVRTELTSGLPRVPGQQGDGIDILSIVLSSGFSTAALSASIASWRATRAQAPTITVQRANGARVEIRGVITSETEAVVRRLLEDEQTEPSS; encoded by the coding sequence ATGTTGATCACCGTACATTCCCCGGGGTCCATAGCTGAGGTTGAGCTCCGCTCCCTCGCCGCCTGGTTGGAGGCCGATCGCTCCGTGCGTCGCCACGTACGGACTGAGCTCACCAGCGGTCTGCCACGAGTGCCCGGGCAACAGGGCGATGGCATCGACATTCTTTCCATCGTCCTCAGCAGCGGTTTCAGCACAGCAGCGCTCTCCGCTTCCATCGCCTCCTGGCGCGCAACCAGAGCGCAGGCGCCCACCATCACAGTGCAGCGCGCCAATGGTGCACGGGTCGAGATCCGCGGAGTGATCACAAGCGAGACGGAGGCCGTCGTGCGCCGGCTCCTGGAGGACGAGCAGACGGAACCTTCCTCTTGA
- a CDS encoding transposase, with protein sequence MKHYPAEFKADAVALYRSRPGATIKSVAADLGVNTETLRNWIRAADGRRPGAHSAPPAASQAVGDAVQAELAAARKRIRELEEERDILRKAARYFATETRW encoded by the coding sequence ATGAAGCACTATCCCGCCGAGTTCAAGGCGGACGCGGTCGCGTTGTACCGGTCGAGGCCGGGAGCGACGATCAAGTCGGTCGCCGCTGATCTCGGGGTGAACACCGAGACGCTGAGGAACTGGATCCGGGCCGCCGACGGCCGCCGACCTGGCGCCCACTCCGCACCGCCGGCCGCCTCGCAGGCCGTCGGCGACGCCGTTCAGGCGGAGCTGGCCGCCGCCCGCAAGAGGATCCGCGAGCTCGAGGAAGAACGGGACATTCTCCGCAAGGCGGCCCGGTATTTCGCGACGGAGACGCGCTGGTGA
- a CDS encoding winged helix-turn-helix domain-containing protein, which produces MGTRTRASLSPVDLERRRLQAADLFEQGMRQSKVAQMLGVTPQAVSLWRLAWAEGGRRALLSRGPGGSSYLSAEQERELEGLLRAGPTAYGWEDQRWTLARVGVLIEERFKVRYEVSGVWRLLDRLGWSWQVPKVRAVERSEEAIAAWRTETWPAASHPRRSQPQAGGSASRTRPEPG; this is translated from the coding sequence ATGGGGACTCGAACTCGTGCGTCGTTGAGCCCAGTTGATTTGGAGCGGCGACGTTTGCAGGCGGCTGATTTATTCGAACAGGGGATGCGGCAGAGCAAGGTCGCCCAGATGCTCGGGGTGACGCCGCAGGCGGTCAGCCTGTGGCGGCTGGCCTGGGCTGAGGGCGGCCGTCGGGCCCTGCTGTCCAGGGGGCCGGGCGGCAGTTCGTATCTGAGCGCGGAGCAGGAGCGGGAGCTGGAGGGTCTTCTGCGGGCGGGGCCGACGGCGTACGGCTGGGAGGATCAGCGGTGGACCCTGGCCCGGGTCGGGGTCCTGATCGAGGAGCGGTTCAAGGTCCGCTACGAGGTCTCCGGGGTGTGGCGGCTGTTGGACCGTCTGGGCTGGTCGTGGCAGGTGCCGAAGGTGCGGGCCGTGGAGCGTAGCGAGGAGGCGATTGCCGCATGGCGCACGGAGACGTGGCCGGCGGCCTCCCATCCGCGCAGGTCACAGCCACAGGCGGGTGGGTCTGCTTCGAGGACGAGGCCGGAGCCTGGCTGA
- a CDS encoding rodlin, protein MFKKILASSAVAVSALGMGAAMAPQAMALNNDSTGAVNGNGASQTYGNMATHGDMSPQIGLIQGSLNKPCLALPAKANLGSLVGLVPIAVQDIPILSAPQTQTCVENSSQNKGDEPLSHILDEIPILSANGAAN, encoded by the coding sequence ATGTTCAAGAAGATCCTTGCGTCGTCCGCAGTGGCCGTTTCAGCCCTGGGAATGGGCGCGGCCATGGCTCCGCAGGCCATGGCTCTCAACAATGACTCCACGGGTGCGGTGAACGGCAACGGGGCGTCCCAGACCTACGGCAACATGGCGACCCATGGTGACATGAGCCCTCAGATCGGTCTCATTCAAGGGTCCCTGAACAAGCCCTGTCTCGCGCTGCCTGCCAAGGCCAACCTCGGCTCCCTCGTCGGTCTTGTCCCGATTGCGGTCCAGGACATCCCGATTCTGTCGGCCCCCCAGACCCAGACGTGTGTGGAGAACTCCAGCCAGAACAAGGGTGACGAGCCGCTCTCGCACATCCTGGATGAGATCCCGATCCTGTCCGCCAACGGAGCAGCCAACTAG
- a CDS encoding IS256 family transposase has product MLSVVNEDGTTESGISLIDEIVREGARRMLAAALEAEVEQYIAELAGQHDERGRRLVVRNGRHRPRSVTTAAGPVEVAAPRVNDKRVDAGTGERERFSSKILAPWCRKSPKVSEVLPLLYLHGLSSGDFVPALEQFLGGTAGLSPATVTRLTKQWTADHAVFQRRDLAETDYVYVWADGIHPKIRLSQTHSCLLVLMGVRVDGTKELIAIAEGLRESTESWADLLRDCRRRGMRDPVLVTGDGAMGLWRALAEVFPAARHQRCWVHKTRNVMNALPKSAQPGARKALQEIYNAEDRTHAQKAVTAFEKTYGAKWPKAVKKITGEVDELLAFYDFPAEHWIHLRTTNPIESTFSTVKLRTKVTRGAGSPTAALAMVFKLVESAQARWRAVTAPHLVALVRAGNRFENGHLVDQDETLAA; this is encoded by the coding sequence GTGCTCAGCGTAGTCAACGAAGACGGCACCACCGAGTCTGGTATCTCTCTGATCGACGAGATCGTCCGGGAGGGCGCCCGGCGGATGCTCGCGGCAGCCCTGGAGGCCGAGGTCGAGCAGTACATAGCCGAGCTCGCTGGCCAGCACGACGAGCGGGGCCGGAGGCTGGTGGTCCGCAACGGCCGTCACCGGCCCCGGTCGGTGACCACGGCCGCGGGACCGGTCGAGGTGGCCGCGCCGCGTGTGAACGACAAACGAGTCGACGCTGGGACCGGCGAGCGGGAACGGTTCTCCTCGAAGATCCTCGCGCCGTGGTGCCGGAAGTCCCCGAAGGTCAGCGAGGTCCTGCCCCTGCTCTACCTCCACGGCCTGTCCTCGGGTGACTTCGTGCCCGCACTCGAGCAGTTCCTCGGCGGCACGGCCGGCCTGTCACCGGCGACGGTGACCCGGCTGACGAAGCAGTGGACAGCAGATCATGCCGTCTTCCAGCGCCGTGACCTGGCGGAAACCGATTACGTCTATGTGTGGGCCGACGGCATCCACCCCAAGATCCGTCTGTCCCAGACCCATTCGTGCCTGCTGGTCTTGATGGGCGTCCGCGTCGACGGCACCAAGGAGCTGATCGCGATCGCCGAGGGGCTGAGGGAGTCCACCGAGTCCTGGGCGGATCTGCTGCGGGACTGCCGCCGGCGCGGCATGCGCGACCCGGTCCTGGTCACCGGCGACGGGGCAATGGGGCTGTGGCGGGCCCTGGCGGAGGTGTTCCCCGCCGCCCGCCATCAGAGGTGCTGGGTTCACAAAACCCGCAATGTCATGAACGCGCTGCCGAAATCCGCGCAGCCCGGCGCGAGGAAAGCCCTCCAGGAAATCTACAACGCCGAGGACCGCACCCACGCCCAGAAGGCGGTCACCGCGTTCGAGAAGACGTACGGGGCGAAGTGGCCGAAGGCGGTGAAGAAGATCACCGGCGAGGTCGACGAGCTGCTGGCGTTCTACGACTTCCCCGCCGAGCACTGGATCCACCTGCGGACCACGAACCCCATCGAATCAACGTTCTCCACAGTCAAGCTCCGGACCAAGGTCACCCGCGGCGCCGGCAGCCCCACCGCCGCCCTCGCCATGGTCTTCAAGCTCGTGGAATCCGCCCAGGCCCGCTGGCGCGCGGTCACCGCACCCCACCTCGTCGCCCTCGTCCGAGCCGGCAACCGCTTCGAGAACGGTCACCTCGTCGATCAGGACGAGACCCTCGCGGCATGA
- a CDS encoding IS6 family transposase: MSSAVPSYKNHRYPVEIISHCVWLYFRFPLSFREVEEMMLERGVIVSYETIRRWCLKFGQAYANALRRRRPQPGDKWHLDEVFVKINGASKYLWRAVDQDGNVLDILVQNRRDKAAARRFFRLLLTTTRRVPRVVVTDKLKSYGVAHREVMPSVEHRAHKGLNNRAENSHQPTRQRERAMKGFRSPGSAQRFLSAFTGISPHFRPHRHLMTAGRHRFEMSIRFTIWNHITGAAGMPATA, translated from the coding sequence GTGTCGTCTGCGGTGCCGTCGTACAAGAATCACCGGTACCCGGTGGAGATCATTTCGCACTGTGTGTGGCTGTACTTCCGCTTCCCGCTCTCCTTCCGCGAGGTCGAGGAGATGATGCTCGAGCGGGGCGTGATCGTCTCCTACGAGACCATCCGCCGGTGGTGTCTGAAGTTCGGCCAGGCCTACGCGAACGCGCTGCGCCGACGGCGCCCGCAGCCCGGCGATAAATGGCATCTCGACGAGGTCTTCGTCAAGATCAACGGGGCGTCGAAGTACTTGTGGCGGGCCGTCGACCAGGACGGGAACGTCCTGGACATCCTGGTCCAGAATCGCCGTGACAAGGCTGCGGCCAGGCGTTTCTTCCGCCTGCTCCTCACCACGACCAGGCGAGTGCCGAGGGTGGTCGTCACGGACAAGCTGAAGTCGTACGGGGTTGCGCACCGGGAGGTGATGCCGTCGGTGGAGCACCGTGCGCACAAGGGGTTGAACAACCGGGCGGAGAACTCGCACCAGCCTACGAGGCAGCGGGAACGGGCGATGAAGGGGTTCCGCAGCCCAGGATCCGCGCAGCGGTTCCTGTCCGCGTTCACCGGGATCTCACCCCACTTCAGACCCCACCGCCACCTCATGACCGCCGGCCGCCACCGCTTCGAAATGAGCATCCGCTTCACGATCTGGAACCACATCACCGGAGCCGCCGGCATGCCCGCCACGGCCTGA
- a CDS encoding transposase, which yields MAAPRIYSLELRERAVRMYRTAEPKPQIKKLAVDFGVHPEALRGWIRQAEADAGERDDRLTTDERAELAALRKENVQLKRANDVLRTASAFFAAQLDPTRPR from the coding sequence ATGGCTGCACCCCGGATATACTCGCTCGAGTTGCGTGAGCGTGCGGTACGGATGTATCGCACCGCGGAGCCGAAGCCCCAGATCAAGAAGCTGGCTGTCGACTTCGGCGTGCATCCCGAGGCCCTGCGCGGGTGGATCCGCCAGGCGGAGGCGGATGCCGGCGAACGCGATGACCGGCTCACCACCGACGAACGCGCCGAGCTCGCGGCCCTGCGCAAGGAGAATGTCCAGCTCAAGCGGGCCAACGACGTACTGCGGACGGCCTCGGCGTTTTTCGCGGCGCAACTCGACCCGACCCGGCCCAGGTGA
- a CDS encoding IS3 family transposase (programmed frameshift), with the protein MRKHEVAPPSKYTPEFREEAVQIALRSSKTVSETARELELNPETLRGWVKKFQKRREPAADAELTVSERARLKELERRIREVEMENAFLKKCAGVLREGSPVARKYEFIETMRLDTAEYVFSVEFMCERLDVSKSGYYDWRRRPDSATAQRREELKLLVKKAFEVSDSTYGYRRIRAQLARWGHAAGLELVRQLMRELGLMPCQPRPKRFSLTQAAAGAVPDLVGRNFTADTPGEKLVGDITYIPTGEGWLYLATVIDCCTKEVIGYAMDDHYQTPLISRAIRNAARNRKLTKGAIFHSDRGSNYMSAEFGKALNRLGLRRSSGRTGICFDNAMAESFFGTLKNERVSRVTYLTLEAARQDITRYIEFWYNRKRLHSAVGYRPPQEVHAEYARLRIAA; encoded by the exons ATGAGGAAGCACGAAGTGGCACCGCCCAGCAAGTACACCCCGGAGTTCCGCGAGGAAGCAGTCCAGATCGCGCTCCGCTCCAGCAAGACCGTCTCGGAGACAGCCCGAGAGCTTGAATTGAACCCGGAGACACTCCGGGGCTGGGTGAAAAAGTTCCAGAAACGGCGTGAGCCGGCCGCTGACGCTGAGCTGACGGTGAGTGAACGCGCCCGGTTGAAGGAACTCGAACGCCGCATTCGCGAAGTCGAGATGGAGAACGCCTTCCTGAAAAAATGCGCGG GCGTACTTCGCGAAGGATCCCCGGTAGCACGCAAGTACGAGTTCATCGAAACGATGCGACTCGACACCGCGGAGTACGTATTTTCTGTCGAGTTCATGTGTGAGCGGCTCGACGTGTCCAAGTCCGGCTACTACGACTGGCGACGCCGTCCTGATTCTGCGACGGCTCAGCGGCGCGAGGAATTGAAACTGCTCGTCAAGAAAGCCTTCGAGGTGTCCGACAGTACGTACGGATACCGGCGCATCCGCGCCCAGCTGGCGCGCTGGGGGCACGCCGCCGGCCTGGAGCTCGTGCGCCAGCTCATGCGTGAACTGGGCCTGATGCCCTGCCAGCCCCGCCCGAAGCGGTTCAGCCTGACCCAGGCTGCGGCGGGCGCAGTGCCCGACCTCGTCGGCCGGAACTTCACCGCCGACACCCCGGGTGAAAAGCTCGTCGGAGACATAACCTACATTCCGACTGGCGAGGGCTGGCTTTATCTCGCGACGGTCATCGACTGCTGCACGAAGGAAGTCATCGGGTATGCGATGGACGACCACTACCAGACGCCTTTGATATCCCGGGCCATACGCAACGCAGCCCGCAACAGGAAGCTCACCAAGGGGGCAATTTTTCACTCCGATCGCGGAAGTAACTATATGTCAGCCGAGTTCGGGAAGGCGCTGAACCGGCTCGGCCTCCGCAGATCGTCTGGGCGCACCGGGATCTGTTTCGACAACGCGATGGCCGAATCGTTCTTCGGAACTCTGAAGAACGAGCGTGTCTCACGTGTGACTTACCTGACCCTCGAGGCCGCCCGGCAGGACATCACTCGCTACATCGAATTCTGGTACAATCGCAAACGCCTTCACTCGGCTGTCGGTTACCGGCCTCCGCAGGAAGTCCACGCCGAGTATGCAAGGTTGCGAATAGCCGCGTGA
- a CDS encoding IS3 family transposase yields the protein MTIAPIGDSYDNALAENLWMLIKTEGLRGRTFTTRAEANLALFEYIDGFYNSRRIQERLGFLSPIEYEEKPLDFRSFRRAAWRV from the coding sequence TTGACTATTGCTCCGATCGGCGACTCATACGATAACGCTCTCGCGGAGAACCTCTGGATGCTCATCAAAACCGAGGGCCTCCGTGGCCGGACCTTCACCACCCGGGCTGAGGCGAACCTCGCGCTCTTCGAGTACATCGATGGCTTCTACAACTCCCGTCGCATCCAGGAACGGCTCGGCTTCCTCAGCCCGATCGAGTACGAAGAGAAGCCTCTCGACTTTCGTAGTTTTCGCAGGGCCGCCTGGCGAGTGTGA
- a CDS encoding IS3 family transposase gives MLIKTEGLRGRTFTTRAEANLALFEYIDGFYNSRRIQERLGFLSPIEYEEKHYANQATAEPANLNTRQPLLTS, from the coding sequence ATGCTCATCAAAACCGAGGGCCTCCGTGGCCGGACCTTCACCACCCGGGCTGAGGCGAACCTCGCGCTCTTCGAGTACATCGATGGCTTCTACAACTCCCGTCGCATCCAGGAACGGCTCGGCTTCCTCAGCCCGATCGAGTACGAAGAGAAGCACTACGCCAACCAGGCGACGGCCGAACCAGCGAACCTGAACACCCGTCAACCCCTCCTGACCAGCTAA